One genomic segment of Prochlorococcus marinus str. MIT 0919 includes these proteins:
- a CDS encoding nuclease has protein sequence MILCSLPIQALAAEVFQINNSTTIQIGDQNRIYSIKIACLSVKPENEEFAFKYLKKELPRRTKVNLKPVGYEEGKLLSKVIKISSQEDLGNSMKELGLADWECD, from the coding sequence TTGATATTATGCTCGCTTCCAATTCAAGCTTTAGCAGCTGAAGTTTTTCAGATAAATAATTCTACAACCATCCAAATAGGTGATCAAAATCGTATCTATAGTATCAAGATTGCATGCCTGAGTGTTAAGCCTGAGAATGAAGAATTTGCTTTTAAATATTTAAAGAAAGAACTTCCCAGAAGGACAAAAGTTAATCTAAAACCAGTCGGTTATGAAGAAGGTAAATTGTTATCTAAGGTGATTAAGATTAGCTCTCAGGAAGACTTGGGTAATTCTATGAAAGAACTAGGCTTGGCAGATTGGGAATGTGACTAG
- a CDS encoding creatininase family protein: MNSKFRRFDYLSWPEASQAASKEGSTLVWPFGACEQHGPHLPLNTDILFAERILTEVLNRLPDEMPIWMLPPQEIGFSPEHTGFPGTLTLSADLMLGLVSEIGNQLALMKVKRLIFFNAHGGQIGLLQTIARQLRKECPFMAVLPCFLWSGVEALKDLLPNREVEEGLHAALAETSLMLSLQSELVGNARPFDGDENSFPKPPIPEGWSLEGAAPYAWLTKDISSTGVVGDSRGANYELGERLQEALIDHWTKLFLNLMNSDWPPLNPLKSSNSNKD; encoded by the coding sequence ATTAATTCTAAATTTCGACGTTTTGATTATTTAAGTTGGCCCGAAGCTTCTCAAGCAGCTTCAAAAGAGGGATCTACTTTGGTTTGGCCATTTGGTGCTTGTGAGCAGCATGGACCTCATTTGCCTTTGAATACCGATATTTTGTTTGCTGAAAGAATCCTTACGGAGGTTTTAAATCGATTGCCTGATGAGATGCCTATTTGGATGCTTCCTCCTCAGGAAATAGGCTTTTCTCCGGAACATACAGGTTTCCCTGGAACACTTACTCTTTCAGCAGATTTGATGCTGGGCCTTGTCAGTGAGATTGGTAATCAGCTTGCTTTGATGAAAGTTAAAAGATTAATTTTTTTTAACGCTCATGGTGGTCAGATAGGACTTTTGCAAACAATCGCAAGACAGTTAAGGAAAGAATGTCCATTTATGGCTGTCTTGCCTTGTTTCTTATGGAGCGGTGTAGAGGCTTTAAAGGATTTGCTCCCTAACAGAGAAGTAGAGGAAGGGCTTCATGCCGCTTTAGCAGAAACAAGTTTAATGCTTTCTCTGCAATCTGAATTGGTTGGTAATGCCAGACCATTTGACGGTGATGAAAATTCTTTCCCAAAACCTCCTATTCCAGAAGGCTGGAGTTTAGAAGGCGCTGCACCATATGCATGGCTTACGAAAGACATCAGTTCTACAGGGGTTGTGGGTGATAGCAGAGGGGCAAACTATGAACTGGGGGAAAGGTTGCAAGAAGCCTTGATAGATCATTGGACTAAGCTTTTTTTAAATTTGATGAACAGTGATTGGCCTCCTTTAAACCCTCTAAAAAGTTCAAATAGCAATAAGGACTGA
- the pgeF gene encoding peptidoglycan editing factor PgeF yields MLKEDWSSSNTKYGLLIQSNLFNRHGFRHGFFGKASQDYGPKELSKCFNITHSFASLNQVHSNRVVTTSELNQSGDLCADGIISDGQQESLWIYTADCIPIIFGNIKTGQVAATHAGWRGLTKNIIKETISKLKAFDSDTSNLIVALGPAISLKNYQVDKTVIDLISKNIQERKANLLQKSRLVDLIDIVKCELNTDKFLLDIRSIAKCQLKIEGIRSSNISVNKNCTYEEKSLFSSWRRDKIKSWQWSTILTRKYKECSSQV; encoded by the coding sequence GTGCTTAAAGAAGATTGGAGTAGTTCAAATACAAAATATGGCCTTTTAATCCAATCTAATCTTTTTAATCGCCATGGTTTTAGGCATGGTTTTTTCGGCAAAGCCTCACAGGACTATGGTCCAAAAGAATTATCTAAGTGTTTTAATATTACTCACAGCTTTGCATCATTAAATCAAGTTCATAGCAATAGAGTAGTTACAACATCCGAATTAAATCAATCAGGAGATTTATGTGCAGATGGCATTATCAGTGATGGGCAACAAGAGAGTCTTTGGATATATACAGCTGATTGCATACCTATTATTTTTGGAAATATTAAAACTGGTCAAGTAGCCGCAACACATGCAGGCTGGAGAGGGCTTACAAAAAATATCATTAAAGAAACTATCTCAAAGCTCAAAGCTTTTGATTCTGATACAAGTAATCTTATTGTTGCTTTAGGTCCAGCAATCTCTTTAAAAAACTACCAAGTTGATAAAACTGTAATTGATCTAATTAGCAAAAATATACAAGAGAGAAAGGCTAATCTCCTTCAAAAGAGTAGACTTGTAGATTTAATTGATATAGTTAAGTGTGAGCTAAATACAGATAAATTCTTACTAGATATACGTTCTATAGCCAAGTGTCAATTAAAAATTGAAGGGATAAGAAGTAGCAATATAAGTGTCAATAAAAATTGCACCTATGAAGAGAAAAGCCTATTCTCTTCATGGAGGAGAGACAAAATAAAATCTTGGCAATGGAGTACTATTTTAACGAGAAAATACAAAGAATGCTCAAGCCAAGTCTAG
- a CDS encoding S1 RNA-binding domain-containing protein produces the protein MAEPGSTQPNRPNPPSKAPRNARKPLQVMHISRKEEQENLQKEEEERINNEYINAPKNDVPQNLQLPKSPTKLSNSDNKTYSNELELESIENLSMADLLEKESIQSENFKEASFLERSVDDFDFDEDAFLEALNENEPVGATGEIAKGSVIGVESDGIYVDIGGKAPGFMPKNECGLGVITNLKERFPKGLEVEVLVTREQNADGMVTISCRALELRKSWEKVMKQEKAGKVTEVKINGFNRGGVTCDLEGLRGFIPRSQLEQGQNHESLVGKSFKVAFIEVNPDTRKLILSEKKAVITAKFAELEIGQVVEGKVLAIKPYGFFIDLGGISGLLHQSMVTNGSIRSLREIFVQGELIKAIITELDPRRGRIGLNTAMLEGIPGEILVEKEKILAEAEERAKKVKDLLKKNEDNTSE, from the coding sequence ATGGCTGAACCAGGAAGCACTCAACCAAATAGGCCTAACCCGCCCTCAAAGGCCCCGCGAAATGCGCGCAAACCTTTGCAGGTAATGCATATCAGTAGAAAGGAAGAGCAAGAAAATCTTCAAAAAGAAGAAGAAGAACGCATAAACAATGAGTACATAAATGCTCCAAAAAACGACGTTCCTCAGAACCTTCAACTACCAAAATCGCCAACAAAGTTATCAAATTCTGATAACAAAACTTATTCAAACGAATTAGAACTTGAGTCTATAGAAAATCTTTCGATGGCTGATCTTCTTGAAAAAGAATCCATTCAGTCAGAAAATTTCAAAGAAGCTAGTTTTCTTGAAAGGAGTGTCGATGATTTTGATTTTGATGAGGATGCATTTTTAGAAGCTTTAAATGAAAACGAGCCTGTAGGGGCAACGGGAGAAATCGCAAAAGGATCCGTAATAGGTGTTGAGAGTGATGGAATCTATGTAGACATAGGTGGAAAAGCACCAGGGTTTATGCCTAAAAACGAATGCGGGCTAGGTGTAATTACAAATCTAAAAGAGCGTTTCCCGAAAGGACTGGAAGTTGAAGTGTTAGTCACTCGTGAACAGAATGCAGATGGGATGGTCACTATTAGCTGTAGAGCACTTGAACTGCGAAAAAGCTGGGAGAAAGTAATGAAACAAGAAAAAGCTGGAAAAGTTACAGAAGTAAAAATTAATGGTTTTAATAGAGGAGGTGTTACTTGTGACTTAGAAGGTCTGCGAGGCTTTATACCTCGCTCTCAACTTGAGCAAGGTCAAAACCATGAATCGCTAGTAGGCAAAAGCTTTAAGGTTGCCTTTATAGAGGTAAATCCAGATACAAGAAAACTAATTCTTTCTGAAAAGAAAGCTGTAATTACTGCAAAATTTGCAGAATTAGAAATTGGCCAAGTTGTTGAGGGGAAAGTTTTAGCAATTAAACCTTATGGTTTCTTTATTGATTTAGGTGGTATTAGCGGACTTTTGCATCAATCAATGGTTACGAATGGCAGCATAAGATCTTTAAGAGAAATTTTTGTTCAAGGCGAATTAATCAAAGCCATTATTACTGAACTCGATCCGAGGAGAGGGAGAATTGGCCTAAACACAGCGATGCTTGAGGGCATTCCAGGTGAGATACTTGTAGAGAAAGAGAAAATTTTAGCTGAAGCAGAAGAACGCGCAAAGAAAGTAAAAGACCTTCTCAAAAAAAATGAAGACAATACATCTGAATAA
- a CDS encoding Tab2/Atab2 family RNA-binding protein, which produces MDFTQTKALQKGKSADWEVDFYSRPIIEADGKKRWELLISSSQDISNEETFRWEKQCPASEVNSIWLSTALEEALREAKKQGWGPPQRIRSWRASMKTMIKKAAESLGLEVKESRRTYSLLDWLAEREKTVYPNLPGYMAGPIAPPPARILNTPIPLPEALRGDAWNFASLDLESLRDSKDWPIEFKGLLPIRPKLQPLVPVPGLRLFSKNRSFALAAWLSGIEPVKLVIEENQLILEAGQEDRWLVTDMSKLDSEKAQKDLLSSKDQLDGLQFIAIQSSPEEEKFSGFWMLRDHSIT; this is translated from the coding sequence ATGGATTTCACTCAAACCAAAGCGCTCCAAAAAGGCAAATCAGCAGATTGGGAAGTTGACTTTTACTCTCGACCAATCATTGAGGCTGATGGCAAAAAAAGGTGGGAACTACTGATATCAAGCAGTCAAGATATCTCAAACGAAGAAACTTTTCGCTGGGAGAAACAATGTCCTGCAAGTGAAGTCAATTCAATATGGCTTTCGACAGCACTAGAAGAAGCACTCAGAGAAGCCAAAAAACAAGGGTGGGGGCCTCCTCAAAGAATTAGGTCTTGGCGAGCCTCTATGAAGACTATGATAAAGAAAGCAGCTGAATCATTGGGCCTAGAGGTTAAAGAGAGCAGAAGAACATACTCTTTGCTTGATTGGCTTGCAGAAAGAGAAAAGACAGTCTATCCAAATCTCCCTGGCTATATGGCTGGCCCTATAGCTCCTCCTCCTGCAAGGATCCTTAATACTCCAATACCCCTCCCAGAAGCGCTAAGAGGAGACGCTTGGAATTTTGCTTCACTTGATCTCGAAAGCCTTAGAGACTCCAAAGACTGGCCGATAGAATTTAAAGGGCTTTTGCCAATCAGACCAAAGCTTCAACCCCTGGTCCCTGTTCCTGGCTTACGCCTATTTAGCAAGAATCGATCTTTCGCTTTGGCAGCCTGGCTTAGTGGTATAGAACCAGTAAAACTAGTTATAGAAGAGAATCAATTAATACTAGAAGCTGGGCAAGAAGACAGATGGCTTGTTACAGACATGAGCAAACTAGACTCAGAAAAAGCACAAAAAGACCTCCTAAGTTCAAAAGATCAACTAGATGGGCTTCAATTTATTGCAATTCAAAGTTCCCCAGAAGAAGAGAAATTTTCTGGTTTTTGGATGCTTAGAGATCATTCGATAACTTAG